A region from the uncultured Bacteroides sp. genome encodes:
- a CDS encoding TlpA disulfide reductase family protein: MKTNRIIIVCTIFLLNLFYSQSAKSQNKEGGIVEINLPDSIKGYIKFWESYPEPKYLDSIPINNGKCIFKYRYLEMPTIAKLIVFQNAKKKRVDDIYIENKYDHPTTVYGNIVLDNSHAVMHATPWVANYLSCTYENVKGSGNGCLEITLPDSIHGLVHFRKWDGSQFIPLDSARIVNRKCTFYYNTSEITDERVSFYVEQPYSTIIPENIQTGSTWNYLLKNNTLIKANANPKTIFNNFIATLSGSPETYVQMQLMSKTSGYKDLQGYISKAFIQKHSDSKLLLRELFYSGSSYASVNDLKEAFSLFNENTRQSSKGKELASYIKEREEYDKHGVSRKFVYFDATGKQYNLNDCMNGKQLCVVVFWASWCGPCLEEIPRLKEFYKEYKDQVSLVNLSIDNDYTKWTDRMKQYPVEWLNLSGLPKEKKKVANDFGVGPIPCFMVIDSKGKIIASQYIRKGNEMRPLELENIKEIINQKIHR; this comes from the coding sequence ATGAAAACAAATCGAATAATTATTGTATGCACAATTTTTCTGTTAAATCTTTTCTATAGCCAATCAGCTAAGTCACAAAACAAAGAAGGAGGAATAGTCGAAATTAACCTACCTGATTCAATCAAAGGGTATATTAAATTTTGGGAATCATACCCAGAACCTAAATATCTTGATTCCATACCAATTAATAATGGGAAATGTATTTTTAAATATAGATATTTGGAAATGCCAACCATTGCTAAATTAATTGTTTTTCAAAACGCTAAAAAGAAGAGAGTAGATGATATTTATATAGAAAATAAATATGATCATCCAACCACTGTTTATGGCAACATTGTTTTGGATAATAGCCATGCCGTTATGCACGCTACCCCGTGGGTGGCAAATTATTTGTCCTGTACTTACGAAAATGTAAAAGGTTCTGGCAATGGGTGTCTAGAAATTACTCTACCCGATTCCATACATGGATTGGTGCATTTTCGGAAATGGGATGGTTCTCAATTCATCCCATTGGATTCTGCACGTATTGTAAATAGAAAATGCACATTTTACTATAATACATCGGAAATCACTGATGAACGCGTATCTTTTTATGTAGAGCAACCTTATTCTACAATTATTCCGGAAAATATACAAACAGGCTCTACTTGGAATTATCTATTAAAAAATAATACTCTTATTAAAGCGAATGCCAATCCTAAAACAATTTTTAACAACTTCATTGCGACTCTGTCTGGTTCCCCGGAAACTTATGTGCAGATGCAATTGATGAGTAAAACATCCGGGTACAAAGATCTACAAGGATATATTTCGAAAGCATTCATCCAAAAGCATTCAGATAGCAAACTATTGCTTAGGGAACTTTTTTATAGTGGAAGTAGCTATGCATCTGTGAATGATTTGAAGGAGGCATTTAGCCTCTTCAATGAGAACACCCGGCAATCTTCGAAAGGAAAGGAGCTTGCAAGCTATATTAAAGAAAGAGAAGAATATGATAAACACGGAGTTTCTCGCAAATTTGTTTATTTCGATGCAACTGGCAAACAGTACAACCTCAATGATTGTATGAATGGTAAGCAACTTTGCGTGGTTGTTTTTTGGGCGAGTTGGTGTGGTCCTTGCCTTGAAGAGATTCCTCGACTTAAAGAGTTTTATAAAGAATACAAAGATCAAGTATCCCTTGTTAACTTAAGTATAGATAACGATTACACAAAATGGACGGACAGGATGAAACAATATCCGGTTGAATGGCTAAACCTGTCGGGGCTTCCTAAAGAGAAGAAGAAAGTGGCAAACGACTTTGGTGTTGGACCAATTCCATGTTTTATGGTTATCGATTCTAAAGGTAAAATCATAGCTTCACAATACATCCGTAAAGGAAATGAAATGAGACCTTTAGAATTGGAAAATATAAAAGAAATCATAAACCAAAAGATACATCGGTAA
- a CDS encoding DUF4369 domain-containing protein: protein MDGILNNDYNGKYVRLFRFQGDTLVTSIDSAKVEKGEFYFEGIPYVNDFAIVTIGKYPYIKSVEVILQEGNIKVYMDTAFVAYGTHLNDLHNSLNSEVKRLNNKWYNLLKRAGTINVERGKAHDEYQKFIYNATIENRLNVVGRRFIADHKSEIWPLENLIKLYDQLEILQKNNFLVTQNDIETLSDFIKRNEEYAEKQAKTIHTQYVDFELQDILGVKKRMSEDLENALSKEE from the coding sequence ATTGATGGAATATTGAATAATGACTACAATGGAAAATATGTAAGGTTATTCCGGTTTCAAGGGGATACATTGGTCACTTCTATTGATTCTGCAAAGGTGGAAAAAGGTGAATTTTATTTTGAGGGAATTCCTTATGTTAATGATTTTGCTATTGTTACTATTGGAAAATACCCTTATATAAAATCCGTTGAAGTCATTTTGCAAGAAGGGAATATAAAAGTATATATGGATACTGCCTTTGTTGCGTATGGAACACATCTTAATGATTTACATAATTCTTTGAATTCTGAAGTGAAGCGATTGAATAATAAATGGTATAATCTGTTGAAAAGAGCTGGTACGATAAATGTTGAAAGGGGTAAGGCGCATGATGAATATCAAAAGTTTATATATAATGCAACTATAGAGAACAGATTGAATGTGGTGGGGAGAAGATTTATTGCAGATCATAAATCGGAGATTTGGCCACTTGAGAATCTCATTAAACTTTATGATCAGTTAGAAATTCTACAAAAGAATAATTTTTTGGTGACACAAAATGACATAGAAACTTTATCTGATTTCATAAAAAGAAATGAAGAATATGCAGAGAAACAAGCGAAAACGATTCATACTCAATACGTGGATTTTGAACTGCAAGATATACTTGGGGTGAAAAAACGCATGTCTGAAGATTTAGAGAATGCTTTATCGAAAGAAGAATAA
- a CDS encoding DUF6078 family protein, with protein sequence MNNDFDYISVPYGYAHCFKNQCPKASNCLHQFAARYTTPDIPFITIINPACIPADASSCPYFQPSERIRAAWGISHLLDNVPYKDARNLRSQMLEHFGKNLYYRFYRKERCIKPDDQAFIRQLFRQKGITEEPVFDSYTWEYN encoded by the coding sequence ATGAACAATGATTTTGACTATATCTCCGTACCCTATGGCTATGCCCATTGCTTTAAGAACCAATGCCCAAAAGCAAGCAATTGCCTGCATCAATTTGCAGCCAGGTATACCACACCTGACATTCCTTTCATTACCATCATAAACCCGGCCTGCATCCCAGCCGACGCATCCTCCTGTCCATACTTCCAGCCGTCCGAACGGATACGCGCGGCCTGGGGCATCTCACATCTGCTCGACAATGTTCCCTACAAAGATGCTCGCAACCTGCGGAGCCAGATGTTAGAGCATTTCGGCAAGAACCTCTACTATCGCTTCTACCGCAAAGAACGTTGCATAAAGCCCGATGATCAAGCCTTTATCAGGCAACTGTTCCGCCAAAAAGGCATCACCGAAGAGCCTGTTTTCGACTCTTATACCTGGGAATACAACTAG
- a CDS encoding SIR2 family protein → MKKVDYRTAINELRERYNKYEVSALIGSGFSKNVYADFPSWEELLYDMVKELYETEIEDSLHNTLHQYPVKIDSEKYRKEKIKKIITREGYLDIVSKYINKKRIRESLETYIEERIPYVDKDEKDSTAYLRFNGNSSKIPLNVTDFDIHEKLLEGSWDNVYSTNYDNILELTAKLFHKQWGTITKAQDLSFSKRTKSIIKLHGNLCNPNEVNDKKFEFDGNHNQRYVISKEDYINYPEKHEAFTQLMRISLLQGTFCLFGFSGDDPNFIEWIKWMRDILVMHDESNSEKGIKIFLIDITDSEPTTDKQLFYNNHYIYYIPLLNQEIKGIIGAPHKDDIKSLLISFLSYIYNKTNTIQQYDIDPKQIYQKLWDRVYSLESTIDNGTLEQIRKEKLSNRIVKYIYSQKNVLNRIEEIDTFSEQEITLILLALEDTYYLPDYCPSLITKIEKTPLSPEIKMRLDALKERSITLREPDKTTQVKEGNDCYLFEQILRYAFALNFTSLKAKLLEWEPKGNYIQKKAALLSLFDREAAKNLLLKYIDNEYEVKERYYATQLLNLINNVLPPQYSTVTYENQNIDGLYEIKKCFINEATKEKEDVNPYGYNGVTYQFGNANVNYENSLRALQFMIESGSMLKFGNHLFIDDKDWYKILKHIYQEMPYPVLFYSIQCNNANILKRIGQEYAYSDELCNKQIVSDILVKLLNAITNDDTPIFFHENILKIAQELFVSAKPAVWEQYFMKIWRANIYPHYEEIESHNAYYGFACKAFQYIQSRAYRYEILTDCLQKAKAQEENTISFLSYLRVSKSRITIDEDLQKTINKFVSEINSDKGFTIARNIYPILSPNNIDSISHNMKRVIKGKQVSEITFKAASYFAKGNKENAQLVKEALIHNSRLWDNGIEGKNASPTEFIKLSSFIKNMNLNKDDIKAIYDKLKKSFDKVIESNRNRDTNEPFFSMIKYDLLFEEMFYFLTSYQNELTDEKDYAETLSSLSAELSKERGYTDINDALISEDKDAVVSGLNQLYREIVRTGIKNYNLQLNLLIDRILFKKEEGLEACLGYFSFYLSKYSTKNYLSEEMIEKTKQILKIYTKDSLQNLELDVPENSAYLITISDCLKKMEHTSDGIDYWRSIKKSKRFNYIKL, encoded by the coding sequence ATGAAAAAAGTAGATTATAGAACAGCTATCAATGAATTGAGAGAACGATATAATAAATACGAAGTTTCAGCTTTAATAGGTTCCGGATTCTCAAAAAACGTGTATGCGGACTTTCCATCTTGGGAGGAACTCCTATACGATATGGTAAAAGAATTATATGAAACTGAAATAGAAGATAGCCTTCACAATACACTTCATCAGTATCCGGTAAAAATAGATTCTGAAAAATATCGTAAAGAAAAGATAAAGAAAATAATTACAAGAGAAGGTTATTTAGATATTGTGTCTAAATATATAAACAAAAAGAGAATAAGAGAATCTCTTGAAACATATATTGAGGAAAGAATTCCCTATGTTGATAAAGACGAAAAAGATTCAACTGCATATCTCCGTTTTAATGGTAATAGCAGTAAAATACCTTTAAATGTAACTGATTTCGATATCCACGAAAAGCTATTGGAGGGTTCATGGGACAATGTGTACTCAACTAATTATGACAACATACTTGAGCTTACTGCCAAACTCTTCCACAAACAATGGGGCACTATCACCAAGGCGCAAGATTTATCTTTTAGCAAGCGAACAAAATCCATTATAAAGCTACACGGTAATTTGTGCAATCCGAATGAAGTTAATGATAAAAAATTCGAGTTTGACGGCAATCATAATCAAAGATATGTTATATCAAAAGAAGACTATATCAACTATCCGGAAAAGCATGAAGCTTTCACACAATTAATGAGAATTTCATTGTTACAAGGAACTTTTTGTCTATTTGGATTCTCAGGTGATGATCCTAACTTTATTGAGTGGATTAAATGGATGAGAGATATCTTGGTAATGCATGATGAAAGCAATTCGGAAAAAGGAATAAAGATATTTCTTATTGACATTACCGATTCGGAGCCAACTACTGACAAACAATTATTCTACAACAATCACTATATTTATTATATCCCACTTTTAAATCAAGAGATTAAAGGAATCATAGGCGCACCCCATAAAGATGACATAAAGTCATTACTAATATCATTTTTATCATATATCTATAATAAAACAAATACTATTCAACAATATGATATAGATCCTAAACAGATATATCAAAAACTGTGGGATAGAGTATATTCATTAGAATCTACCATTGATAATGGAACACTAGAACAAATTAGAAAAGAAAAGCTATCCAACAGAATCGTAAAATACATATATAGCCAAAAGAACGTTTTAAATAGAATAGAGGAAATTGACACATTTAGCGAACAAGAAATAACGCTCATCCTATTAGCGTTAGAAGATACTTACTATTTGCCTGACTATTGCCCAAGTTTAATCACTAAAATAGAAAAAACACCTCTCTCTCCGGAAATAAAGATGAGGCTCGATGCATTAAAAGAACGTAGCATAACTTTACGTGAACCAGATAAAACCACTCAGGTAAAAGAAGGGAATGACTGTTATCTCTTCGAGCAAATATTGCGCTACGCCTTTGCCTTGAATTTCACGAGTTTAAAGGCAAAATTGTTAGAGTGGGAACCCAAAGGCAATTATATTCAGAAAAAAGCAGCTTTATTATCTCTGTTTGATAGAGAAGCCGCTAAAAATCTTCTTTTAAAATATATAGATAATGAATATGAAGTAAAGGAACGATATTATGCCACTCAATTATTAAATCTGATAAATAATGTACTTCCTCCACAATATTCAACCGTTACATATGAAAATCAAAACATTGATGGACTATATGAAATAAAGAAATGCTTTATCAATGAAGCAACAAAGGAGAAAGAAGATGTAAATCCTTACGGATATAACGGCGTGACATATCAATTCGGAAATGCAAATGTAAATTACGAGAATTCGTTGCGAGCTTTACAATTCATGATTGAATCCGGATCCATGCTGAAGTTCGGAAATCATTTATTCATAGACGATAAAGATTGGTATAAAATACTCAAACACATTTACCAAGAGATGCCGTATCCGGTTCTTTTTTACAGCATTCAATGCAATAACGCTAATATTCTTAAGCGCATAGGGCAAGAATATGCCTATTCAGATGAGCTATGCAATAAACAAATCGTTTCGGATATTTTGGTCAAATTATTGAATGCAATTACCAATGATGATACTCCAATATTTTTCCATGAAAACATATTAAAAATAGCACAAGAGCTTTTTGTTTCGGCTAAGCCTGCTGTATGGGAACAATATTTTATGAAAATATGGCGTGCTAACATATATCCACACTATGAAGAAATTGAAAGTCACAATGCATACTACGGCTTTGCATGCAAAGCCTTTCAATATATCCAATCAAGAGCCTATAGATATGAGATTCTGACAGATTGTCTTCAGAAAGCTAAAGCCCAAGAGGAGAATACCATATCATTCTTGTCTTACCTTAGGGTAAGCAAGAGCCGCATTACAATTGACGAAGATCTACAAAAAACAATAAATAAATTTGTTTCGGAAATTAATAGTGACAAAGGATTTACCATTGCAAGGAATATATATCCTATATTATCGCCAAATAACATTGATTCTATATCTCATAACATGAAACGAGTCATTAAAGGAAAACAGGTGTCCGAAATTACATTTAAAGCAGCCTCCTATTTTGCTAAAGGCAATAAAGAAAACGCTCAATTAGTGAAGGAAGCATTAATTCATAATAGTAGACTTTGGGACAATGGTATTGAAGGAAAAAATGCTTCACCGACAGAATTCATTAAATTATCTTCCTTTATAAAAAACATGAACCTGAACAAGGATGATATTAAGGCTATATATGACAAGTTAAAGAAGAGTTTTGATAAAGTAATAGAAAGTAACCGGAATAGAGATACAAATGAACCCTTCTTTTCAATGATAAAATATGATCTGCTATTTGAAGAAATGTTCTATTTTCTAACAAGTTATCAAAATGAACTAACAGACGAGAAAGACTATGCCGAAACTCTTTCCAGTTTGTCTGCTGAATTATCAAAAGAGAGAGGTTACACCGATATAAACGATGCTTTAATTTCCGAAGATAAAGATGCAGTTGTATCCGGACTTAATCAACTGTATAGAGAGATAGTAAGAACAGGTATAAAGAACTATAATTTACAGCTTAATCTATTAATAGATCGGATTTTATTTAAAAAGGAAGAAGGTTTGGAAGCCTGCCTTGGTTACTTTTCATTTTATCTATCGAAATACAGCACAAAAAACTACTTATCGGAGGAAATGATCGAAAAAACGAAGCAGATACTAAAGATATATACAAAAGACTCTCTTCAGAATTTAGAATTAGACGTTCCTGAAAATAGTGCATATCTAATTACAATTTCCGATTGTCTTAAAAAGATGGAACATACATCGGATGGGATTGATTATTGGCGTTCTATAAAAAAATCCAAACGATTTAATTATATAAAACTGTGA
- a CDS encoding FKBP-type peptidyl-prolyl cis-trans isomerase, with product MNKKNYLLPFLLLLIIVFASCGETKEVGKYDNWRPRNEAFIDSLKQVFEAKTDLELMQIIPYAEKNYPIYAKKLKALDEGDVPVYTDSVSVYYKGMLINEAVFGAAPAPRYYTKLYESLDVFDKNFDGDDPGEFDSPTHFLVSKMIPGWTEVLQRMRVGERWEVYIPWQQAYGSTGSGSILGYSALIFDIQLEEIVK from the coding sequence ATGAATAAGAAAAACTATCTATTGCCATTTCTGTTGCTGCTGATTATTGTATTTGCCTCTTGCGGAGAAACAAAAGAGGTTGGAAAATACGACAATTGGCGTCCGCGTAACGAAGCCTTTATTGATTCTCTGAAACAAGTATTCGAAGCAAAAACTGATCTGGAACTTATGCAAATAATTCCGTATGCTGAGAAAAATTACCCCATCTATGCGAAGAAGCTAAAAGCTTTAGACGAAGGGGATGTGCCTGTTTATACTGATTCGGTAAGTGTATATTATAAGGGAATGCTGATTAATGAAGCTGTCTTTGGCGCCGCACCTGCACCGAGATACTACACGAAGTTATACGAATCACTGGATGTGTTCGATAAAAACTTTGACGGGGACGATCCTGGTGAATTCGATTCTCCTACGCATTTCTTAGTGAGTAAAATGATTCCCGGCTGGACTGAAGTATTGCAACGAATGAGAGTTGGAGAGCGTTGGGAAGTATATATTCCCTGGCAGCAAGCTTATGGCTCGACCGGCAGCGGATCAATTCTGGGCTATTCCGCTTTAATTTTTGATATTCAATTAGAAGAAATAGTAAAGTAG
- a CDS encoding glycine--tRNA ligase has protein sequence MAQEDVFKKLVSHCKEYGFVFPSSDIYDGLGAVYDYGQMGVELKNNIKKYWWDSMVLLHENIVGIDSAIFMHPTIWKASGHVDAFNDPLIDNKDSKKRYRADVLVEDQLAKYDDKINKEVAKAAKKFGDTFDEGQFRSTNGRVLEHQTKRDALHERFAKALNDNNLDELRQIIIDEEIACPVSGTKNWTEVRQFNLMFSTEMGSTSDGAMKIYLRPETAQGIFVNYLNVQKTGRMKIPFGIAQIGKAFRNEIVARQFIFRMREFEQMEMQFFVRPGEELEWFKKWKEIRLKWHKSLGFGDDHYRFHDHDKLAHYANAATDIEFLMPFGFKEVEGIHSRTNFDLSQHEKFSGKSIKYFDPELNESYTPYVIETSIGVDRMFLSIISASYCEEQLEGGETRVVLKLPAALAPVKLAVMPLVKKDGLPEKAREIIDELKFHFPCQYDEKDSIGKRYRRQDAIGTPYCVTVDHQTLEDNCVTLRDRDTMKQERVLISDLNNIIADRVSLTGLLKTLQ, from the coding sequence ATGGCACAAGAAGATGTTTTTAAGAAATTAGTATCGCACTGTAAAGAGTATGGCTTTGTTTTTCCTTCAAGCGATATCTACGACGGGCTTGGAGCAGTATACGACTACGGCCAGATGGGAGTTGAATTAAAAAATAACATCAAGAAGTATTGGTGGGACAGTATGGTGCTTCTGCACGAAAACATTGTCGGCATCGATTCTGCTATCTTTATGCACCCCACTATCTGGAAAGCTTCCGGACACGTGGATGCTTTCAATGATCCGTTGATTGATAACAAAGATTCTAAAAAACGCTACCGTGCCGATGTACTTGTTGAAGATCAATTGGCTAAGTACGATGATAAGATAAATAAAGAAGTCGCTAAAGCTGCTAAAAAGTTTGGCGATACTTTTGATGAGGGGCAGTTTCGCTCAACAAACGGTCGTGTGCTTGAACATCAGACCAAACGTGATGCTTTGCACGAACGTTTTGCCAAAGCCTTGAATGATAACAATTTGGATGAACTTCGTCAGATCATTATTGATGAAGAAATAGCTTGCCCCGTTTCGGGAACTAAGAACTGGACGGAAGTTCGTCAGTTCAACCTGATGTTCTCTACCGAAATGGGTTCTACGTCAGATGGTGCGATGAAGATTTACCTTCGTCCCGAAACAGCACAGGGCATTTTCGTAAACTACCTCAATGTGCAGAAAACCGGCCGTATGAAAATACCTTTCGGTATTGCACAAATCGGTAAAGCTTTCCGTAACGAAATCGTAGCACGCCAATTCATTTTCCGTATGCGCGAGTTTGAGCAAATGGAAATGCAATTCTTTGTTCGTCCGGGTGAAGAGCTCGAATGGTTTAAGAAGTGGAAGGAAATTCGTCTGAAATGGCATAAATCTCTGGGCTTTGGCGATGATCATTACCGTTTTCACGACCACGATAAACTGGCTCATTATGCCAATGCCGCTACCGATATTGAATTTCTGATGCCTTTTGGTTTCAAGGAAGTAGAGGGCATTCACTCCCGTACTAATTTTGATTTGAGCCAGCACGAGAAATTCTCCGGTAAAAGTATCAAATACTTTGATCCTGAGCTGAATGAATCGTATACTCCGTATGTTATCGAAACGTCTATCGGTGTAGACCGTATGTTTCTGAGCATTATATCTGCTTCTTACTGCGAAGAGCAATTAGAAGGCGGTGAAACCCGCGTAGTACTTAAACTTCCTGCAGCTCTGGCTCCGGTGAAACTGGCTGTAATGCCGTTGGTAAAGAAAGACGGATTGCCCGAAAAGGCTCGTGAAATTATTGATGAACTGAAGTTCCATTTTCCTTGCCAGTATGATGAGAAGGATAGCATTGGTAAACGTTACCGCCGTCAGGATGCTATCGGTACTCCTTATTGTGTAACGGTAGATCACCAGACACTGGAAGATAACTGTGTAACTTTGCGCGACCGCGACACCATGAAGCAGGAACGAGTGCTCATCTCCGATTTAAATAATATTATTGCCGATCGTGTAAGCCTTACCGGTTTGCTCAAAACGCTTCAATAA
- a CDS encoding DNA gyrase/topoisomerase IV subunit A translates to MSDEINEITEGHSDYKPADSHDDSIKHQLSGMYQNWFLDYASYVILERAVPHINDGLKPVQRRILHSMKRMDDGRYNKVANIVGHTMQFHPHGDASIGDALVQLGQKDLMIDCQGNWGNILTGDGAAAARYIEARLSKFALDVVFNPKTTEWKLSYDGRNKEPVTLPVKFPLLLAQGVEGIAVGLSSKILPHNFNELCDASIEYLHKREFRLYPDFQTGGSIDVSRYNDGERGGVVKVRSKISKLDNKTLVINEIPYGKTTTSVIESILKAVDKGKIKVRKVDDNTSSQVEILIHLAPGASSDKTIDALYAFTDCEVSISPNCCVIDEQKPHFLKVSDVLKKSVDNTLALLQQELEIHKGELQESLHFSSLEKIFIEERIYKDKEFEQAKNMDAACAHIDQRLTPFYPKFIREVTKEDILKLMEIKMGRILKFNSDKADEIIARMKDEIAEIDKHLANIVEYATDWFRMLKDKYGKNFPRHTELRNFDNIEAAKVVEANEKLYINREEGFIGTALKKDEFIANCSDLDDVIIFYRDGKYLITPVADKKFVGKNILYITIFKKNDKRTIYNAIYRDGKDGIHYAKRFAVTSVTRDREYDLTQGTPGSRVIYFTANPNGEAEVIKVTLKPNPRIRKIIFEKDFSEMAIKGRQAQGVILTKFDVHKIALKQKGGSTLGGRKVWFDRDVLRLNYDGRGEYLGEFQSDDNILIVLNNGDFYTSNFDLSNHYEDNVSIVEKFDANKIWSAVLYDADQQNYPYVKRFCFEATTRKQNYMGENKDNRLILLSDEYYPRLEIIFGGHDSFRDPVAIDVEEFIAVKGFKAKGKRITTFSVETINELEPTRFPDSEENNEKLEEEEQESENLDPDNGKSEDDIIDEITGQMKLF, encoded by the coding sequence ATGAGCGACGAGATAAACGAGATTACGGAAGGACATTCGGATTATAAACCGGCAGACTCACACGACGACAGCATCAAACACCAACTTTCCGGCATGTATCAGAACTGGTTTCTGGATTATGCCTCTTACGTGATATTGGAACGTGCCGTACCACACATCAACGACGGATTGAAGCCTGTGCAACGTCGCATTTTGCACTCCATGAAGCGCATGGATGACGGCAGATACAACAAAGTAGCCAATATTGTAGGCCATACGATGCAGTTTCACCCACACGGAGATGCTTCCATAGGGGATGCATTGGTACAACTGGGCCAAAAGGATTTAATGATTGATTGCCAGGGAAACTGGGGAAACATACTCACCGGCGACGGTGCGGCAGCAGCCCGTTATATTGAAGCACGTCTCTCAAAATTTGCACTGGATGTGGTGTTCAACCCCAAAACAACGGAATGGAAATTATCTTATGACGGACGAAACAAAGAGCCCGTCACCCTGCCGGTTAAGTTTCCTTTGCTGTTGGCACAGGGTGTAGAAGGTATTGCCGTAGGACTTTCCTCTAAAATTCTTCCTCATAATTTCAATGAGCTTTGCGATGCATCTATAGAATATTTACACAAAAGAGAATTCAGGCTTTATCCTGATTTTCAGACGGGAGGATCAATAGATGTTTCCAGATATAACGACGGAGAACGAGGCGGCGTAGTAAAAGTACGTTCCAAAATAAGCAAGCTTGATAATAAAACGCTTGTAATCAACGAAATACCCTACGGAAAGACAACCACATCCGTTATTGAATCTATTTTAAAGGCGGTAGACAAAGGCAAGATAAAGGTACGCAAGGTAGACGATAACACATCCTCTCAGGTAGAAATACTCATACATCTGGCACCCGGCGCCTCTTCGGATAAAACCATTGATGCCCTTTACGCTTTTACCGATTGTGAAGTTAGTATTTCGCCTAATTGTTGTGTCATTGACGAGCAAAAACCACACTTCCTCAAAGTAAGTGATGTATTGAAAAAATCAGTAGATAACACACTTGCCCTTTTGCAACAGGAACTGGAAATACACAAAGGTGAATTACAAGAGAGTTTACATTTCTCTTCCCTTGAAAAAATATTTATCGAAGAGCGTATTTATAAAGACAAAGAATTTGAGCAAGCCAAAAATATGGATGCCGCTTGCGCACATATCGACCAAAGGCTCACGCCTTTTTATCCGAAATTCATCAGAGAAGTGACAAAAGAAGACATCTTAAAGCTGATGGAAATTAAGATGGGGCGTATCCTGAAATTCAACTCAGACAAAGCGGACGAGATTATTGCCCGTATGAAGGATGAAATAGCTGAAATAGACAAACATCTGGCCAATATAGTGGAATACGCCACCGATTGGTTTCGCATGCTAAAAGATAAGTATGGCAAGAACTTTCCACGCCACACAGAATTGCGCAACTTCGACAATATAGAGGCAGCTAAAGTGGTAGAAGCCAATGAAAAGCTATACATCAACCGGGAAGAGGGATTTATCGGTACAGCACTGAAAAAGGATGAATTTATCGCTAATTGTTCGGATCTGGATGATGTAATTATCTTCTATCGGGATGGCAAATACCTCATCACACCCGTAGCCGACAAGAAGTTTGTGGGGAAAAATATTCTCTATATCACTATTTTCAAAAAGAATGATAAACGAACCATCTACAATGCCATCTATCGCGACGGAAAGGACGGAATTCATTATGCGAAACGTTTTGCCGTAACATCGGTGACCCGGGATCGCGAATATGATCTGACACAAGGCACGCCCGGTTCGCGCGTAATTTATTTCACAGCCAACCCTAACGGAGAAGCTGAAGTTATCAAAGTAACACTAAAACCGAATCCGCGTATCAGAAAGATTATCTTTGAGAAAGATTTCAGCGAGATGGCTATTAAAGGACGCCAGGCGCAAGGTGTTATTCTAACGAAATTTGATGTTCATAAGATAGCGCTTAAACAAAAAGGAGGTTCTACACTGGGTGGACGGAAAGTTTGGTTTGACCGTGATGTGCTTCGCCTTAACTACGACGGGCGCGGCGAATATCTGGGAGAATTTCAGAGTGACGATAATATACTTATCGTACTTAATAACGGCGACTTTTATACCAGTAACTTCGATTTGAGCAATCATTACGAAGACAATGTGAGCATAGTCGAGAAATTCGATGCTAATAAAATATGGAGTGCCGTTCTTTATGATGCCGACCAGCAGAATTATCCATACGTGAAACGTTTCTGCTTTGAAGCCACGACACGTAAACAAAACTATATGGGAGAGAATAAGGACAATCGTCTCATTCTTCTTTCAGACGAGTATTATCCAAGATTGGAAATAATATTTGGCGGTCACGACAGTTTCCGCGATCCGGTGGCTATTGACGTTGAAGAGTTTATTGCAGTGAAAGGATTTAAAGCCAAAGGAAAACGTATCACCACCTTCAGCGTTGAAACAATCAATGAACTGGAGCCGACACGATTCCCTGATTCTGAAGAAAATAACGAGAAGTTGGAAGAGGAAGAACAAGAATCGGAAAATCTGGACCCGGATAACGGCAAAAGCGAAGACGATATAATCGACGAAATAACAGGGCAAATGAAGCTCTTTTAA